From Synechococcus sp. UW69, the proteins below share one genomic window:
- a CDS encoding DUF3303 domain-containing protein, with product MTFLMHWSFKTGYHEIAAKKFLATGAPFPECKSWKRFHAPGSVEGWILVESDNADACYEHAAEWAECLDWDVTPVLADEQAGPLIAKAYS from the coding sequence ATGACTTTTTTGATGCACTGGTCGTTCAAGACCGGCTACCACGAAATTGCTGCCAAGAAGTTCCTGGCGACGGGTGCGCCCTTTCCCGAGTGCAAGTCATGGAAGCGTTTTCATGCGCCTGGCTCCGTAGAGGGGTGGATTCTGGTGGAGTCTGACAACGCTGATGCTTGTTATGAGCACGCTGCGGAGTGGGCAGAGTGCCTCGATTGGGACGTCACCCCCGTGCTGGCAGACGAGCAGGCGGGCCCCCTGATCGCCAAGGCATACAGCTGA